From the Lytechinus variegatus isolate NC3 chromosome 5, Lvar_3.0, whole genome shotgun sequence genome, the window AGGGACAAGACAGCAagggaaaaatacatgtacataaagacAAAAAGGAAAAGACAAAGAGCAAGAAACAAACCACATACcataaggaaaataatgaaataaaatcaagttaGAATTCATTATAAATAATGCTTCTTTACCATGAAGAGTGTTTTGACTCAGACTTTCACTGTTGAGTTCATCAGTAGACACACCTAGAATACCACACACCTCATCCTTGGTGTAAGGCTCTGGATGCAAGACTTGGTCTACCATCTCCTCCATGTCAGACAGGGAGACTCCAAGAGCTTTCTCAACATCCGCAAGACGTCTCATCTTCCTCCACTCAAGACCTTTGGACTTAGCTAGAATCTGacagtagaaaaaaaagatgttcatttaaaaaaaagatcacaTATATGTCAACCTTGAAATTAGAAAAAGCTGATTGATCATCCCTTTCCAGATtacaattcatacatgtatctttttcaAAATGCCCTTTTCCTCAATCACAgaggaaataaatatatatcttgtGTTATATGAAATCACATTCTGGCAACAGAAAACTAAGGTTTAGATTTTGAAGAGAAATCAAGATATATATGAATCTAACAAAGTCGGATAAAATCCAATAAAGTTTGCCAAGTTGTGAATGAAGCATGGTTTCTCTAGAATGGAGTTTTTTCCTATTAGACTGACCCTATTCCAAAACAAAGACAGTAATCGCAGAATAATGGTGCGAACATATCCATCCTCCACTTGATTATCACTTCAGTTTACCCCCTATCCTGCATGATGATCCTCATACATTGTTCAGAcacaatggcccgaattcacaaaggtggttttgagaacccacggttgagtccatggttttacagatttcctgtataaattacacttaattCAGCGcaaaattgacgcctgttaccatggttagatacgctattttattcatgagtccactgtttggagagtggactcattaaaaccattggactcatgaataaaaaaatgtggataaccatggcaacaggtgtcaatttggcgcactgtgacaaaagcgcacatcagcattggacatttgtTTAAATATGCGGTAaaataagtgtaatttatacaggaaatctgcataaaccatggactcaactgtTGGTggtcaaaaccacctttgtgaattcaggccaatGTGAAAAAGCTCAGAATTTATCTCACCCACATTATGTGAACAATGTAGATGCGATAATGAGGCAATGAAGAATACCGGACAAGCAGGAaaccttttgttttttcttgactTGCCAAAAACATGCTTTTCCATGTTAgttcattaataataattataataattgtaaatttatattgtgcaatttctatttggatatactcaactgcgcattacaatacataacagataaacagaaaaacaattattaacaggataggcaaaaattttaaaagtaaaattaagTTCGCTAAattaatcaaagaaaataagtaaAGATTAATTATTTCTATAAAAGTTCATTGGAACTTTTGTACAGATATTTGTACTTTTGTACAAGTCATGGCAttattgtgacatcacaaagGAATCATTGCATGTAATGAATAACTCTGGACAATTTTTGAGACTCTACATGAGTAATGCACACATTTGAAGTGATTGGATTGGATGAAGCATTGGACATTTGTTTAAATACGCggtaaaataagcataatttattcaggaaatctgcataaaccatggactcaatcgtgggttttcaaaaccacctttgtgaattcaggccaatGTGAAAAAGCTCAGAATTTATCTCACCCACATTATATGAACAATGTAGATGGGATAATGAGGCAATAAGGAATAGTGAACAAGCAGGAgaccttttgttttttgcttgacTTGCCAAAAATATGCTTTTCCATGTTAGTTCACAGGAACTTTTGTACAAAGATGTGTCATGGCATTATTGTGACATCACAATGGAATCATTGTGTCATGAATAACTCTGGATAGGTTTTTGAGACTTTACATGAGTAATGCACACAGTTGGAGTGATTTTCCAAACAATGTCTGAACAATACAAAGTTTGTTGCTGGGCTTGTCACACCAGTTGcctattgcagaaagagttgcattagacattaaaggggaatgaaacctttggaacaaataggcttgtgtagaaacagaaaaatcaaagaataagaataaagaaagttttagaaaatcggacaaatagtgagaaagttatgagcatttgaatattgcaatcactaatgctgtgGTGGTCCTCactttggcaatgcgacaaggatgtgtgatgtcactgatgaacaactttccctttggtggactataaaataccctcaaaatgtctctttttgctttttcttatgatgatacaaactctttatccatgatgtattcttaaaaaatatgtattacatgccctcatgtagacagaacacatgatttatagatagatgtgataagagaggcaattctagtgaaatatatactaaagtaatggggagagttgttcacaagtgacatcacacatctttgtcgcattgccaatttgctatctccatagcactagtgattgcaatattcaaatgctcataactttctcattatttgtccgatttttctcaaactttcgttgatctgtttctttgatttttctgttttcacacaagctttcttgttccaatggtttcattctcctttaaactttaaaaaaaatgaagcacaAGTCCCTAATAATATGCATGTTTCATTTGCTCCACATCAtgttgtattgatttttttttccagatgccTTGGATCATAACCCTTGCTGCAATGGGCCTCATGTCTGATAAGGGCTTAACCTTAATACCCTACTCGTAACCCATATCAAGAAATCAACAAATATCCATTAAGTACTTATCCTATCAAAAGAGGGGAAAATAGTTTCTCTCGATACTGGTAAAGAATAAGGAGTTCAATACAACTATATCCCTACATCATCTACATGACCTTTACACAAGGATACAAACCTGTGAAGCCAGCCTGCATTCCACTACCCGGATATTAAAATGGGATGTCGAAGCCTTCTGCAACTCAACGCAGCTATTGGCTACCACAAACACCACACCTTCTGGGAGACTGACGTCATGGGCTCTGATGGGGTTAAACTCGATGTGCTTTGCCTGGAGTAAGGGTATACAAGCAAAGCCAATTGGTGTAGGATGTCAATCACATGGGAGAAGATATGTAAATTGATGGATTAGCATAGCAAAAGGGCTATCAAACATGATCTCATCAagcctggggggggggctgactgTTGGGACATTTCAATGCTGACTTGCCCATCTTTAATAGATTTTTCTAGTACTACAGTACATGCAGTAAACTGCTGATGACCTCATATGTGAGATAGATCCTATTGTAAATACtgtaatttacattttgtttcagcttctgaaatattgtttttagtTTTGGATGTTCTATTAAATTTGTCAATACTTGTCAATATAACAGctcagagctttttcaaagagTTGCAGTGATATTCCACAGGTAGTACATTGTATaagcaaaaaaatatgtcttgagATAACTGCAGTTGAGGACCATACATGAATTGAATTCACACCATCCTCTAAGGTACTTGACTGATGATTATTCCAGGGTGCCATTTTTTCTCTGTACAGGAATGCATATTCAGCATTTTCCAAAACAGCCGTgccatttgtttttatgtacatgtgCATGCTAAATGGTAGCAGTAGAATAAAAAAGTTGAGCTTGACTCTCACTGAACGATATGGCATGGacttttatttgaatttcttttCAACTGCATATTCTACAACAAATTtgctttcaaccaatcaaatttgatattgatatCAACAGCTGCTTACTAGCTATTGACATCCAGGTTTTGTTGCAGCTTTGCTCCAGGAACGAAGTGGTCCCTGTGTATAAAGCCCACgggaattaagaaaaaaagtagtCAGTTAAACGGGTGAAATACctggctgttttcataaactTGTTCAAAAATTAAAGCTGGGCATGACTGAACATGACTgaaactttttctttatttcatgcAGATTCTCAATTTTTCTATCACCAAAAGTTTAAATATGATCTTTATTGGttaaacttcttgttttttttatttccttattttacaGTAGCTGCTTACTAGCTATTGACATCATGGCATTGTAAAGTGtaatactttcaaagtttaatATGCAaagtttaatattttcaaatctgacCAAGACTATAGGAAATTCAGCCCCACTTTGTTAAATCACATGTTGTGGAAATTCTGAGAAAACTATTTGGTGGCACAAAAACATGTTCCAGTAGTTTCTAAAGTCATGTGTAACCTATGAACAGATTTATCAATTGGGTGtttcgtggtctagtggttctcactctcgcctttcaaacagagggtcgtatcctagccatggcatgttgtccttcagcaagaaatttatccacactgtgctgcactcaacccaggagaggggaatgggtactcggcaggattaattccttgagtgcacgagcgctgaaaggcagcttgagctaaagccggggtaataatactaataataacaatgcgcttcggaatagattattcctagatagatggcgctatacaaatgcctactattattattgcaaAGCTTCCAGGGTTGCAGAGCATGCTGAGCCCTGTTCTGCATATTTTTGTGATGATGACCATTTTATGACTTATctaaaacttaaaaattagcAACCTACCGTTCCAGCTTTGGCAAGGAAGCAGATGGATTGGTCCATACCTCCACCCTGAGTTCCAATATAACGCTCACATCTCATACAAATGTCTGCAAGTTCTGTCTGCAATGGTAtggaatgaaaagaaatattaaattgaTGTATCATTGCTTTCAAGGTATAACCTATTTACAACAAATTTTCGCTCCTAGCCTCAAGATAGCATGAAAACTTCAGCAGAGTAATATGAGTTGCAAAGCGAACAAAAATGGCTGCTCCCATACAAAATGCAACAATTTCATAAGGTAAATTTAAGCGAGAAAACTGAGAAATCCTGCTCAGTACTTTTACTTCCTTATTTATTGTACTTTGAGATTTGAAATGTAGCATCATCTGAAAGTTTCAGTACAGATACAGAAGATTTCCCAGTCTTCAGTGACACTGTATGTCTtaggtatttatttatttcacttgtATAGCAGTCTgttgtaaagaaaaataaatactggCAGAcaaaaaataagttatgactCGGGGTCAATCACTATCATACACTATAGGAgcacaatatcaaaatcatgacACTAAAACTACAATGAATACAGGCTGTGTACTATTGAAACGTCTCTCATAGTAATAACAGTTTCATGATGATCATATGTCATGATAATGCAAAGAAATACAAAGTTTTGATCCAGTTCAAAGTACAGAAATCCCTCCACTGTTTAAGCAAAAGCAACAGCCCCAAACATCCCTGATTCATTTGCaggaaaacattaaaaatatgaacTTCACCCAATAGCTGTGGTTTTAATTTGTCCTACCTGATgaaaaaaacactaaaacaaCCCCATTGTTTTCCAGACAAAAAATACCTATGAATTTATCCCCTTATCCCGCGTTGAAACTTTATAATTGAAGAAccaaatatgcaatattttgcAAGGCTGATGATAGTCTTCTCACCTTTGTGAAGGCTAAGCTATGTGCATGCATGGTAGCTAGCCCTGCACAGCACACCAATGCACTGGAACTAGACAAGCCAGCACTCTTGGGTACATTGCCATTCACCATGATGCTCATACCCTGAGGGGTGTCGACCATTCCTGCTCTCTCAAGGATTCCTTTGATTCCACATAGGATGTAGTTGTGCCACTCTGGCCGTGATTGGTCGATGGTAAATGATGTCATGTTGGTGACAAAGTCACTGAGAAGGAAAAAGATATGGAAGGTAACTTCATGTAGCTGATTATTACTATCATCCAGCATTACATCAgtaaattttatgtatacctTGATTGCTAAAGGTTTGCCAGACATAGAAACAATATTTGCAAAATGGATTCCAAGTATTATTGTTTAGTTATTACTATACCAGGTGAATGTGAATCCCTCTAGTAaacaggggtggtattctgaaaaaatTCTTATCTCTGTTCTTATCTCATAGAGATACAAAGACATTAATAAAATCATTACAAATCAGTATTCTGAAATCTTCTTAATGTGTTCTTATCTCTGTAAAGACTGCCCCTTTATCTTCAACATGCCCCTTTTTAGATACTACCGATCAAAatgcacttcatttttacagtttaaccaatagaagtGTTCCTTATGTCAAAGAGATTATCATGCGCACTGTGCATACATTAGTTTCGGACATattgcgcgaaataggcattttataaattcaaacacaatGACTGCTTTTATTTCTTGACTTGACACGagcacaaaataaagaaagaaaagaaagaaagtacgtaagtaagaagacagaaaagaCTCTGCATGAaagcagaaatgaaaaaaaaaatgaaaggaaaaaaacaaaaattaaaagaataaaataaagaaagagcaaaagagagaaagaaaaaaatacagaaaaaggagaaagaaaaaaagaaaaaaaaagaaaaagaaacaggatgaaataaaaagattaaaaaggataaagcaaaaaaaagggggggggggggaagataGTAGAAAAAGTGGACCACCCCcagcagtcttgcctgcattacgcgattcaatatagcagcagtgctgactttgaaaaacaactatatttaaaaaaaaaacacaattcatatgataataaaataccaagTTCAATGACCCgagatgacctttgacatcggtcatgtgacatgaatctcaagcaggatgttcaatgatactagATTACTCTAATcacagtttcatgaactagatctataatacatttatgatggcaattcagcAAATACCTCAAACACACCTGGCTAAAGTTTTatgatcctaaatgacctttggccttggtcatgtgacctgaaacttgcacagggtGTTTGCTGATACTTGATTGCTTTCATattcaagattcattaactagatctataaactttcaaagttatgatggaaaacaacaaatatccccaacatgACCCtaaattgacccaaaatgacctttgacctgggtCATGTGTCTTAAAACTCAGGCAGGGTGTTTAGTAATAcatgattactctaatgtcaaTAAACATGCTATTTTTTTAGTTCATGTACAATATTGCAATGTCCAAGTACATTATTCCAAACAAATTACAATgacacaaatgttttttttttctacgtTGTCAATTTCAAATgcccatataaaaaaaatccctgaaGAATTATTATAGCATAATTTTGTCAAAAGCAGTTTCAAAATTGATACGATCATGATTGCAACTTTCCTAGGAAATGTCTAGTTGCATGTGCAAGCATTCCCCCGATAAACTTTCATGTTTCTGTATATAGCACATACACTGTCATCATAATGACGAATCACAAATAATCTTCAGTGTGACAGGCAGACAAGGATATATTTATTTCCATAGGGGTAGTTCTTACCTGAACTTTGAATTTGCATTGCTCAAATGAAGCTCTGTATTAGTATTTGTTGCTGCAGCCATGAGGATGTCCTGTTCTATCGCCATTGGTAGCACAGAATAACCACAGTAGTCAATATGTTCGCCTATATgacaaaaatatgtaaacaagtACATATCAATTCATttgcaatttatcaattttctttgcTCCAAAGttattcttttcattaaaaGTCAAGTTActtagaaaaatgttggtttgaatgaatagagaaaaatcgaacagTATGATGCCggaaatttcattgaaatcagaaGCTAAGaacttatgacattttaaagtttcacttatttttcacaaaacagggatatgcaaatgagacagtggatgatatccctcactcactatttcttgaattataAATACcagtatacaatatttaatttttacagatttgacaataacaaccaacttgactgaaccatgatttagtattaaacaatgctaaatCCACATGTTCAGAAAGGAATTGTtgttcacttgacaatgaggaaaaaattagaataattcatatttcatgtaataaaatacaaacaaaatagtgagtggatgacttcatcagtctcatttgcatCCCGAtcaggatgtacatgtaactgttttatGGAAATAAGCATAACatgtaaaatgtcataactttcttatttaagattttgatgaaactttcagtgtttaATATgcctgttggatttttctctttttattcaaattaactttttgttggggtggacttgtcctttaattcaTCAGTTATTGACTTGatgatttcattattcaatCTTACCATTCATTCTTCATCAGCTAATTcactttcataattttgtttaagtTATTTGTCcatcaatcaaataaattcACTATTTTTCATCTAAACCATTCACTCGAAATGGATCCCTCTCAGAATTGATGGATCAAGCAAATttgtacaaaatgaaatgatgaatCTACACAAAGCACCATCATTTCCTGCTGGTTCCATCATGGAATGAATAAAAAGGTgacaggagagagagagagggaacgagagagagaaggaaagtcTGATCTTACCAATCAAGTTTACTCTCCCAGAAGCTCTTGCTAGAAATAACGGTTTCTTCTTGTACTTGTTCTCAAAACTTGCAAATAAATCATCCgttctgaaaataaaatcaattaacaATAATGGACAATAAACATATGTGTGTACACAATAAAACTGTAAGCCtacctttaaataaaaaaatatataattcgaccagtataaaaaaaataaacataatacaaGGTTCTTTGTGCATTCAACTGTGTTCACAAATATTCCCCTCCACTGtgagattcattttttttccttcagaaCTTCAGGTTTTAAACTCAAGAGGATATAACTTTTTTGTCcgattgtttgaaaaaaatggtatgTATTATGAAGCAAACttgtatgttgtttttttttaaaaaaaagtacaaaaaagtGCACATACATGCATAGCACattacatcaaaattttaaatgtgctttacaatgatacatAAATATTTAACTTTGTAATCATGCATAATACACATATGATGtaattcaatttgaatattactGTGCTCATGTTTACATTTTTATGAAACCATTTCTTTAGGCCATATCGGCCTAATAGCTAAAAAGAGGGTGTAAATTTTGACCTGACCCCCATGTCTTTGAAAAAAGAGAATAGTTGGTGTCTTGCTCCTACAATGAACAAGAACCATGGTATtgtattatataggcctattggtCATCGTATGCCATGTGTGCAGAACTTTAAACACATTTGAGAAAAAGCACTGGAAcaggaaaatatgaaaacaaaatgacagGTGTGcattgatgagaaaaaaaaaacacgcagAGAGTTTGATAATGACATCCCTTCACccattaatttctttaaaaatgtaataacaaaatacaaatccaaagccatcaaaaaaaaaactacatcAAGAATCTACcgtaattcattaaaaaaatatgaattggcAGATAGAAATAAcaaagcgtttttttttttttttaaactgttctattgagatatattttatatgactgaaaaggaaattagtCATTTCAACaattcttgttttgtttttcatggtttcatgaattttttatgtatttctattgctttttatttttcttttctttccattttcacaattttttgcttcaaatgttttaatttatcagtattcataaaaaaCAGTCTTCAgcaactaaagaaaaggtaaataaatcaCTTTTAAGTGCACtcttaaaatttgtttttctccattcactttgctcacaaatctccccattgacattgtgcgCAAATTTCCCATACCTAACAATTTTTAATCAACTTTTATTAAAAACTAAActatatttttgaaactttatgtGGTATAACAGTTCCATATtcaataaattagaacttcccagagatgcaacaatacaagtattgtattctGAGAAATAGCTTTAAAAAACATCATAAAAACTTTACTATGGGACATttcatccttggacaagaccttatttgcatatttataggtcaagtccacccaagaaaagtgTTGATTCaagtaaatagagaaaaatcacaccagcataacactgaaaatttcatcaaaatcggatataaaataagattttaaagtttcccttatttttcacaaaacagtgatatgttCAGTTCACTGTCATGGAAATGAGACAGTCGAGGATGTCCTTcgatcactcactatttcttttttttattatttgaattatacaatatttcattttatacatacatgtatatgacaataagaaccaacttgactgaaccatttagtattgaacaatgataattctacatgttcagggaggaattgatCATTGTTGACTTGTCAATAAAGacaaatcagaatatttcatgtcatatcatgaaatacaaaagaaaaagtgagtgatgtcatcattttcCCCATTtacatactgaccaggatgtgtatataactgttttgtgaaatcaagcgaaattTCAGATGTCAtaaccattttatttttcatccgattttgatgaaattttcagttatgCTTGTaggatttttctcttattcaaataaatttttgttggggtggacttgttctttgaTTAGATGAAACCACTTCTTTCCATCAAAAGTAATGttgggggtccatgtcccacctatgctaaatctcacaagttttgttttgattttctatgagtttttatcaTTCTCCCATATGTAAAACCctttttaccaattatgcaaactAGGTTGCCCAAAATTAGCTTataaatttgcatataattaatttttttaaaatgaaatcttaaatatcaacttttgggctttcttaccctaTCAAAGATAACTTctgaaaataaagatgaaagtttgtcttctagggtgacctttcTAGGACTTGCCCATTAATGAATATGTGATAATATAATGGCATTCATCATCACCTGGGGGgtgggcacttccattgacaagtggataccaggcgcgaccatgagatttcgaaaagcaccttaacaagtattttccatattctgaaaatgtgcCCCTTTAACAAGTAGGCATATTGGTGTGTGAAATACTACCCTTAACATGTATTGGAAATCTATTGGCCTtgacaaatattccctgaattgaccccctaaacaagagCAGCTATATTTTAATTATATCATGGATGTCTGCACGTCTGCATTACCTTTACTTACAAGTTACATTGGGTTTAGTACTGGCCCATCTCCCATTCCCACACCTTTCTCAAAATCAAACAGCAAAGCAATAGCAATTTCAGTGAAAAGCGggaaagacttccatatgtcccctccactaattttaaaaaatacttccccaaaacccccttctgtctttctcttttttttcttcttacttctggtgggaacttggattcgaacctctcgctgcagaacgaagcatctccagtctgtcgccttactcactgagctagcaggaattgttgaaaggcatgggtttcataacaattatcaaccgatattacgactagtctactctccaagagtattaggtatttatttttctgactaaataaaccgatgccattgggaattacaCTCAAATTTTTGACAGAATAAAGCCATACTTTGGTATGTATCcgacttttccttcttaaatctcttagatatatgtaagataattcttgataaaccttctccatattttttttcaattttagtggaggggacatatggaagtcttgccgAAAAGCGGCCTGCAGAGCTCTGCCTGGCTGTAGATGGgctcgtttttgtctcaccacAATTGTGGTTGAGACACTTtaatagaccaaaagcttcggtctctgttattttggttgttcagctgaactccgttggcttcactcaccaaatacagagaccgaagttctagcgcgatctgtaaaggggactcaatggcaatgtttatttaataattttggatgaaacagggaagtgaaggtgcgcgacagccgaggtaagtcactgttttggttccttttaacttgattttttgctgttttttggcaattaatgccaagaagagggaatattaatttgcatttcggtcgcattaattttcaaaagtttgattcatTAAAGAGTAAAGACacaaattgaagagccccgactgACTGGGTGATTTTGCATTGTATGTCCCCTCATGGTGGCTGCACGGTAGCGCGAGCTGTCTGTGTAGGAggagaaattataaaaaataatacaaaactcCTTGTAACaaacggctgccagctgtctaattcACACTTAATCTGAGCTGACCTTTTCCTTTGAGACAGAGGGATTTCAGCAAGAATAGGTGGCTTGTCTCCATGATTAATCTCCTccattttcaaaggaataatTGTAGTCTTCTAGTACTCCGAGTAGATCAGACCTTTAGTCTGTACTAGACTGGCCGACTAAACAAATCTCAAGACAAGAGTATTTCCTTGACCGGTACGGTACCCTAGTTCTCGATCTCAATCACTTCAAGCTCAATTCGACTTTGCGATGTAGATGTTCCACTCAGCTCCGCGACACTCCCCTTTCACGGTCACGTCACAGACGTCGTCTGGTACCAGCTGCAACTTTCCCATTGATAaagttaaaaatgaaaatactttccctttttatatatttaatatatatttttcttataaagaaatattataaatattgaaatgtgagtttttaatacaatttttgttcatattaaatggaattaaacattttttcttcttgacaaaatgaaattgaGTGCAAAATTTGGCAACATTTTCAAGATGGCAGCGCCCTTGCGACTCTCCGCTTTAAAGTGTGTTTCCAATTTATCAAGATTTCAACGGATTTTCCCACAATTAGTGAC encodes:
- the LOC121414925 gene encoding N-acetylgalactosamine kinase-like, whose protein sequence is MEEINHGDKPPILAEIPLSQRKRTDDLFASFENKYKKKPLFLARASGRVNLIGEHIDYCGYSVLPMAIEQDILMAAATNTNTELHLSNANSKFSDFVTNMTSFTIDQSRPEWHNYILCGIKGILERAGMVDTPQGMSIMVNGNVPKSAGLSSSSALVCCAGLATMHAHSLAFTKTELADICMRCERYIGTQGGGMDQSICFLAKAGTAKHIEFNPIRAHDVSLPEGVVFVVANSCVELQKASTSHFNIRVVECRLASQILAKSKGLEWRKMRRLADVEKALGVSLSDMEEMVDQVLHPEPYTKDEVCGILGVSTDELNSESLSQNTLHVQSFKLHNRAMHVFSEANRVLKFKALCNDSSVKDTAQLLGNLMNDSHASCRDLYECSCPELDELVEICKKAGALGSRLTGAGWAGCTVSMVPNDTLQAFLKQVEDDFYAKDPNRRSKVTESLFATQPGQGAVIYQI